A region from the Hydra vulgaris chromosome 08, alternate assembly HydraT2T_AEP genome encodes:
- the LOC136083398 gene encoding intraflagellar transport protein 140 homolog, which translates to MKVLTTTTKINLTIFEYISVFIGTLAGGTDQGHVALWKYNSLKNDDQLWVLQPPSDVVGSVTHLEWGASLGLIAVNCVSSVTILNKATMSYCFSGNIAAVQLSPAHLLIKFYLCMWKI; encoded by the exons ATGAAGGTTctcacaacaacaacaaaaatcaa TTTAACTATATTTGAATATATCTCTGTTTTTATAGGAACTTTAGCTGGTGGCACAGACCAAGGGCATGTTGCTCTATGGAAGTACAACTCATTAAAAAATGATGATCAGTTATGGGTTTTACAACCTCCATCTGATGTTGTTGGGAGTGTTACTCATCTCGAA TGGGGTGCCAGTCTGGGGCTAATAGCTGTCAACTGTGTATCTTCGGTTACAATACTAAACAAAGCTACCATGAGTTATTGTTTCAGTGGAAAT ATAGCTGCTGTTCAATTATCACCTGCTCATCTGCTGATCAAGTTTTATCTTTGCATGTggaagatttaa
- the LOC136084353 gene encoding intraflagellar transport protein 140 homolog: MHIKGVHCNKNHAAIWNGKKVAIYEIPENKSFIRSAGSFTCDAHKVAVYEQNVYLVDSHSISIRTFQGTVKQELTFLEKEGDPFDLDICGSHMVVATNRGVLKIYDLSRREARQVSVTKHLEDCISKLGKIHLIKINCNGTKVAVLSQNSNYITAPVLYVWEVESDKI, translated from the exons ATGCACATAAAGGGTGTGCACTGTAATAAG aatCATGCTGCAATATGGAATGgcaaaaaagttgcaatttaTGAGATACctgaaaataaatcttttatcagATCTGCag GAAGTTTTACTTGCGATGCCCACAAAGTTGCAGTGTATGAACAGAATGTTTATTTGGTTGATTCACATTCGATATCAATTAGAACTTTTCAG GGCACAGTAAAACAAGAACTTACATTTCTGGAAAAAGAAGGTGACCCTTTTGATTTGGATATATGTGGATCTCATATGGTAGTTGCAACAAATAGAGGTGtacttaaaatatatgatttatcACGGAG ggaaGCTCGCCAAGTAAGTGTCACCAAGCACTTGGAAGATTGTATTTCAAAACTTGGAAAAATTCATCTGATTAAAATCAATTGCAATGGTACAAAAGTTGCTGTATTGTCTCAGAAT AGCAACTATATCACTGCCCCTGTTTTGTATGTGTGGGAAGTAGAGAGtgataaaatttaa